The sequence below is a genomic window from Plasmodium gaboni strain SY75 chromosome 10, whole genome shotgun sequence.
CCTGAagattatttaaaaaaacaatgCCCTGAGTGCCTTTGTACGAAATCAAAAATTACTGATCTATTTGATAAAGAATTTGATAAGGAAAAGTTATTAAAGTTATTAAAGGAAAGGGCATCCAGTCAACAAACGACATCTGTCACTTCTGTGGAAACTGCACGAGCAGAATCTCCAAATACTACTGTTAATGAAGGACAACACGTTGAAGAAAACGCACATCAAGGTACTGCTACAGCTCCAATATCTGCTCCTTCAACATCAGATAATTCCTCACATTTGCCATCAATAAAAGATTTGCAGGTTCCTGCAACTAATAATGATCCTTATGAACGTATTTTAGGATGGGAATTCGGTAATGTGAATGTTCCTGGTACAAATCCTTATATTTCTTCTAAAGAAAGTGATTCTTTggaattaataaatttaacCTCATGGGATAAAGAAGATATAATCAAACAAAATGAGGATGTAAAAGATGAAATAGAAGAACAGCAGCAAGAAAAACAAGAAGATGAAGAAGGATTTGAAAGTGATTTAAATGAAGTAGCAGAAACGAACGAAGAAGATCAAGATGAAATTCTGGAAgaagatgaagaagatgaagaagatgaagaagaagaagaagaagaagatgaGGATGAAgtagaagaaaatattgaagaagagaaagaaaaaaaagatagGGAAAACACAGAATCGGAAAAACAAGAAAAGGAGGTAAAAGAGAGTGAACAACATACGGAAAAAGGAAAGGAAGGAAAAAAAGGTTCAACGAGAGATGCAGATGAACATCAAATACTATCAGTAAATTATAAGAACAATAATGACTTAAGAAAAGGTGCCGAAACTATagtaaaaaaattatttagtttatttaatgaaaataataatttagaAACTATGTTTAAAGATTTGACAAAAGATATGACAAGTTTGTTTCAACAATaaaatgtttaaaaaaatgaataatatatatatatatatatatatatattttttcatttctgaattttttttttttttttttgttcttaatatattctttcACCTAATGtgaaattataataatacattattatagtctatacatttattttatatataataaatatttataaaattaatagaGAAATGTCTAAAAATTTAACAAATAAcatgatttatatatata
It includes:
- a CDS encoding duffy binding-like merozoite surface protein, whose amino-acid sequence is ENNTEYDPQKVCNNVGSFDHCPRKDFDSRYDWHGGFVKNVSGNNKGVLMPPRRRKLCLLHIKYGNRRINNEEKLRNELLKASSGESQSLFKFFQIKDSNSFVSIKYSFADIADIVKGTDMMDSQTSKYIKSIFDKEKKTDPKDWWKNNRESIWEAMMCGQNGKKKDEKFPAHDNIDEIPQFFRWFREWATMFCKEYETEMHYLSSVCIPKKNKNPTDSSSDESSRETKCDNAIKNYEKWFNTRRPEWIDQSTKYNRDKSTYEHAKELSPEDYLKKQCPECLCTKSKITDLFDKEFDKEKLLKLLKERASSQQTTSVTSVETARAESPNTTVNEGQHVEENAHQGTATAPISAPSTSDNSSHLPSIKDLQVPATNNDPYERILGWEFGNVNVPGTNPYISSKESDSLELINLTSWDKEDIIKQNEDVKDEIEEQQQEKQEDEEGFESDLNEVAETNEEDQDEILEEDEEDEEDEEEEEEEDEDEVEENIEEEKEKKDRENTESEKQEKEVKESEQHTEKGKEGKKGSTRDADEHQILSVNYKNNNDLRKGAETIVKKLFSLFNENNNLETMFKDLTKDMTSLFQQ